The following proteins come from a genomic window of Canis aureus isolate CA01 chromosome 3, VMU_Caureus_v.1.0, whole genome shotgun sequence:
- the MATCAP1 gene encoding microtubule-associated tyrosine carboxypeptidase 1 isoform X4 produces the protein MVLDSGAQVYEQAPPSPPASPSSLGHRLKPSDRDGTLLYPWPRSLALPLALSIPSALPPRPELQPFSELHLGHRGHMRRSESTYTVNSTGRRGGGPQGRAPPGRARDPGGGTLRSAASLPHIAKTRKDAGRGASKSPCMLVALRPTNMDRERDKFFQSHYTYNPQFEYQEPMPTAVLEKYCEASGQFIHQAVGIIEAVLEKFGTYEHFEAATGGQLLTKCQIWSIVRKYMQKEGCVGEVVVQLSEDLLSQAVMMVENSRPTLAINLTGARQYWLEGMLRHEIGTHYLRGVNNARQPWHSAEGRLQYGLRPANPTEEGLASLHSVLFRKQPFLWRAALLYYTIHRASRMSFRQLFQDLARYVQDADVRWEYCVRAKRGQTDTSLPGCFSKDQVYLDGIVRILRHRQTIDFPLLTSLGKVSYEDVDHLRPHGVLDNTRVPHFMQDLARYRQQLEHIMATNRLDEAELGRLLPD, from the exons ATGGTGCTGGACTCAGGGGCTCAGGTGTATGAACAGGCACCCCCCAGCCCGCCAGCTAGTCCCTCATCCTTGGGCCATCGGCTGAAGCCCTCAGACCGAGATGGGACACTGCTGTACCCCTGGCCTCGGTCCCTGGCCTTGCCCCTGGCTCTGTCAATCCCCTCAGCTCTGCCGCCCAGGCCTGAGCTGCAGCCCTTCTCAGAGCTGCACTTGGGCCACCGTGGCCACATGCGTCGCAGTGAGAGCACCTATACTGTAAATAGTACTGGCCGGCGGGGAGGTGGCCCCCAGGGTCGGGCCCCACCTGGACGGGCACGGGACCCAGGTGGGGGCACCCTGCGGTCTGCGGCCTCCCTGCCTCACATTGCTAAGACTCGAAAGGATGCAGGCCGTGGTGCCAGCAAGAGCCCTTGCATGTTGGTGGCCTTACGGCCAACCAATATGGACCGTGAGCGGGACAAGTTCTTCCAGTCCCATTACACCTACAACCCACAGTTCGAGTACCAGGAACCCATGCCCACGGCTGTGCTGGAGAAGTACTGTGAAGCTTCTGGACAGTTCATCCATCAG GCAGTTGGCATCATTGAGGCGGTCCTGGAGAAGTTTGGTACCTATGAACACTTTGAGGCTGCAACGGGGGGCCAGCTGCTGACCAAGTGCCAGATCTGGTCCATTGTGCGCAAATACATGCAGAAAGAGGGCTGCGTCGGGGAG GTTGTGGTGCAGCTGAGTGAAGACCTGCTGTCCCAGGCAGTGATGATGGTGGAGAACAGCCGACCAACACTGGCCATCAACCTGACTGGAGCCCGCCAGTATTGGTTGGAGGGCATGCTGCGGCACGAGATAG GCACTCACTACCTGCGGGGCGTGAACAACGCGCGGCAGCCGTGGCACAGCGCGGAAGGCCGCCTGCAGTACGGGCTGCGGCCCGCGAACCCCACCGAGGAGGGCTTGGCCAGCCTGCACAGCGTGCTCTTCCGCAAGCAGCCCTTTCTGTGGCGCGCCGCCCTGCTGTACTACACCATCCACCGTGCCTCGCGCATGTCCTTCCGCCAGCTCTTCCAGGACCTGGCGCGCTACGTGCAGGACGCGGACGTGCGCTGGGAGTACTGCGTGCGTGCCAAGCGCGGCCAGACAGACACCTCGCTGCCCG GCTGCTTCAGCAAGGATCAGGTGTACCTGGATGGCATCGTGCGCATTTTGCGGCACCGCCAGACCATCGACTTCCCGTTGCTGACCTCACTGGGCAAG GTGTCCTATGAGGATGTAGACCATCTGCGGCCCCATGGGGTGCTGGACAATACCCGGGTGCCCCACTTCATGCAGGACTTGGCGCGCTACCGGCAGCAGCTGGAACACATCATGGCCACCAACCGGCTGGATGAAGCAGAACTGGGCCGCTTGCTGCCTGACTGA
- the MATCAP1 gene encoding microtubule-associated tyrosine carboxypeptidase 1 isoform X1, with protein MLRNLLQRHCEGNRGKRSERNSCILEVDSVGSWSDPAGCDPQDRMVLDSGAQVYEQAPPSPPASPSSLGHRLKPSDRDGTLLYPWPRSLALPLALSIPSALPPRPELQPFSELHLGHRGHMRRSESTYTVNSTGRRGGGPQGRAPPGRARDPGGGTLRSAASLPHIAKTRKDAGRGASKSPCMLVALRPTNMDRERDKFFQSHYTYNPQFEYQEPMPTAVLEKYCEASGQFIHQAVGIIEAVLEKFGTYEHFEAATGGQLLTKCQIWSIVRKYMQKEGCVGEVVVQLSEDLLSQAVMMVENSRPTLAINLTGARQYWLEGMLRHEIGTHYLRGVNNARQPWHSAEGRLQYGLRPANPTEEGLASLHSVLFRKQPFLWRAALLYYTIHRASRMSFRQLFQDLARYVQDADVRWEYCVRAKRGQTDTSLPGCFSKDQVYLDGIVRILRHRQTIDFPLLTSLGKVSYEDVDHLRPHGVLDNTRVPHFMQDLARYRQQLEHIMATNRLDEAELGRLLPD; from the exons AAGTCGACAGTGTGGGGAGTTGGAGTGACCCGGCTGGATGTGACCCCCAGGACAGAATGGTGCTGGACTCAGGGGCTCAGGTGTATGAACAGGCACCCCCCAGCCCGCCAGCTAGTCCCTCATCCTTGGGCCATCGGCTGAAGCCCTCAGACCGAGATGGGACACTGCTGTACCCCTGGCCTCGGTCCCTGGCCTTGCCCCTGGCTCTGTCAATCCCCTCAGCTCTGCCGCCCAGGCCTGAGCTGCAGCCCTTCTCAGAGCTGCACTTGGGCCACCGTGGCCACATGCGTCGCAGTGAGAGCACCTATACTGTAAATAGTACTGGCCGGCGGGGAGGTGGCCCCCAGGGTCGGGCCCCACCTGGACGGGCACGGGACCCAGGTGGGGGCACCCTGCGGTCTGCGGCCTCCCTGCCTCACATTGCTAAGACTCGAAAGGATGCAGGCCGTGGTGCCAGCAAGAGCCCTTGCATGTTGGTGGCCTTACGGCCAACCAATATGGACCGTGAGCGGGACAAGTTCTTCCAGTCCCATTACACCTACAACCCACAGTTCGAGTACCAGGAACCCATGCCCACGGCTGTGCTGGAGAAGTACTGTGAAGCTTCTGGACAGTTCATCCATCAG GCAGTTGGCATCATTGAGGCGGTCCTGGAGAAGTTTGGTACCTATGAACACTTTGAGGCTGCAACGGGGGGCCAGCTGCTGACCAAGTGCCAGATCTGGTCCATTGTGCGCAAATACATGCAGAAAGAGGGCTGCGTCGGGGAG GTTGTGGTGCAGCTGAGTGAAGACCTGCTGTCCCAGGCAGTGATGATGGTGGAGAACAGCCGACCAACACTGGCCATCAACCTGACTGGAGCCCGCCAGTATTGGTTGGAGGGCATGCTGCGGCACGAGATAG GCACTCACTACCTGCGGGGCGTGAACAACGCGCGGCAGCCGTGGCACAGCGCGGAAGGCCGCCTGCAGTACGGGCTGCGGCCCGCGAACCCCACCGAGGAGGGCTTGGCCAGCCTGCACAGCGTGCTCTTCCGCAAGCAGCCCTTTCTGTGGCGCGCCGCCCTGCTGTACTACACCATCCACCGTGCCTCGCGCATGTCCTTCCGCCAGCTCTTCCAGGACCTGGCGCGCTACGTGCAGGACGCGGACGTGCGCTGGGAGTACTGCGTGCGTGCCAAGCGCGGCCAGACAGACACCTCGCTGCCCG GCTGCTTCAGCAAGGATCAGGTGTACCTGGATGGCATCGTGCGCATTTTGCGGCACCGCCAGACCATCGACTTCCCGTTGCTGACCTCACTGGGCAAG GTGTCCTATGAGGATGTAGACCATCTGCGGCCCCATGGGGTGCTGGACAATACCCGGGTGCCCCACTTCATGCAGGACTTGGCGCGCTACCGGCAGCAGCTGGAACACATCATGGCCACCAACCGGCTGGATGAAGCAGAACTGGGCCGCTTGCTGCCTGACTGA
- the MATCAP1 gene encoding microtubule-associated tyrosine carboxypeptidase 1 isoform X8, producing MPTAVLEKYCEASGQFIHQAVGIIEAVLEKFGTYEHFEAATGGQLLTKCQIWSIVRKYMQKEGCVGEVVVQLSEDLLSQAVMMVENSRPTLAINLTGARQYWLEGMLRHEIGTHYLRGVNNARQPWHSAEGRLQYGLRPANPTEEGLASLHSVLFRKQPFLWRAALLYYTIHRASRMSFRQLFQDLARYVQDADVRWEYCVRAKRGQTDTSLPGCFSKDQVYLDGIVRILRHRQTIDFPLLTSLGKVSYEDVDHLRPHGVLDNTRVPHFMQDLARYRQQLEHIMATNRLDEAELGRLLPD from the exons ATGCCCACGGCTGTGCTGGAGAAGTACTGTGAAGCTTCTGGACAGTTCATCCATCAG GCAGTTGGCATCATTGAGGCGGTCCTGGAGAAGTTTGGTACCTATGAACACTTTGAGGCTGCAACGGGGGGCCAGCTGCTGACCAAGTGCCAGATCTGGTCCATTGTGCGCAAATACATGCAGAAAGAGGGCTGCGTCGGGGAG GTTGTGGTGCAGCTGAGTGAAGACCTGCTGTCCCAGGCAGTGATGATGGTGGAGAACAGCCGACCAACACTGGCCATCAACCTGACTGGAGCCCGCCAGTATTGGTTGGAGGGCATGCTGCGGCACGAGATAG GCACTCACTACCTGCGGGGCGTGAACAACGCGCGGCAGCCGTGGCACAGCGCGGAAGGCCGCCTGCAGTACGGGCTGCGGCCCGCGAACCCCACCGAGGAGGGCTTGGCCAGCCTGCACAGCGTGCTCTTCCGCAAGCAGCCCTTTCTGTGGCGCGCCGCCCTGCTGTACTACACCATCCACCGTGCCTCGCGCATGTCCTTCCGCCAGCTCTTCCAGGACCTGGCGCGCTACGTGCAGGACGCGGACGTGCGCTGGGAGTACTGCGTGCGTGCCAAGCGCGGCCAGACAGACACCTCGCTGCCCG GCTGCTTCAGCAAGGATCAGGTGTACCTGGATGGCATCGTGCGCATTTTGCGGCACCGCCAGACCATCGACTTCCCGTTGCTGACCTCACTGGGCAAG GTGTCCTATGAGGATGTAGACCATCTGCGGCCCCATGGGGTGCTGGACAATACCCGGGTGCCCCACTTCATGCAGGACTTGGCGCGCTACCGGCAGCAGCTGGAACACATCATGGCCACCAACCGGCTGGATGAAGCAGAACTGGGCCGCTTGCTGCCTGACTGA
- the MATCAP1 gene encoding microtubule-associated tyrosine carboxypeptidase 1 isoform X7 → MVLDSGAQFEYQEPMPTAVLEKYCEASGQFIHQAVGIIEAVLEKFGTYEHFEAATGGQLLTKCQIWSIVRKYMQKEGCVGEVVVQLSEDLLSQAVMMVENSRPTLAINLTGARQYWLEGMLRHEIGTHYLRGVNNARQPWHSAEGRLQYGLRPANPTEEGLASLHSVLFRKQPFLWRAALLYYTIHRASRMSFRQLFQDLARYVQDADVRWEYCVRAKRGQTDTSLPGCFSKDQVYLDGIVRILRHRQTIDFPLLTSLGKVSYEDVDHLRPHGVLDNTRVPHFMQDLARYRQQLEHIMATNRLDEAELGRLLPD, encoded by the exons ATGGTGCTGGACTCAGGGGCTCAG TTCGAGTACCAGGAACCCATGCCCACGGCTGTGCTGGAGAAGTACTGTGAAGCTTCTGGACAGTTCATCCATCAG GCAGTTGGCATCATTGAGGCGGTCCTGGAGAAGTTTGGTACCTATGAACACTTTGAGGCTGCAACGGGGGGCCAGCTGCTGACCAAGTGCCAGATCTGGTCCATTGTGCGCAAATACATGCAGAAAGAGGGCTGCGTCGGGGAG GTTGTGGTGCAGCTGAGTGAAGACCTGCTGTCCCAGGCAGTGATGATGGTGGAGAACAGCCGACCAACACTGGCCATCAACCTGACTGGAGCCCGCCAGTATTGGTTGGAGGGCATGCTGCGGCACGAGATAG GCACTCACTACCTGCGGGGCGTGAACAACGCGCGGCAGCCGTGGCACAGCGCGGAAGGCCGCCTGCAGTACGGGCTGCGGCCCGCGAACCCCACCGAGGAGGGCTTGGCCAGCCTGCACAGCGTGCTCTTCCGCAAGCAGCCCTTTCTGTGGCGCGCCGCCCTGCTGTACTACACCATCCACCGTGCCTCGCGCATGTCCTTCCGCCAGCTCTTCCAGGACCTGGCGCGCTACGTGCAGGACGCGGACGTGCGCTGGGAGTACTGCGTGCGTGCCAAGCGCGGCCAGACAGACACCTCGCTGCCCG GCTGCTTCAGCAAGGATCAGGTGTACCTGGATGGCATCGTGCGCATTTTGCGGCACCGCCAGACCATCGACTTCCCGTTGCTGACCTCACTGGGCAAG GTGTCCTATGAGGATGTAGACCATCTGCGGCCCCATGGGGTGCTGGACAATACCCGGGTGCCCCACTTCATGCAGGACTTGGCGCGCTACCGGCAGCAGCTGGAACACATCATGGCCACCAACCGGCTGGATGAAGCAGAACTGGGCCGCTTGCTGCCTGACTGA
- the MATCAP1 gene encoding microtubule-associated tyrosine carboxypeptidase 1 isoform X6 translates to MKADEITLGFEYQEPMPTAVLEKYCEASGQFIHQAVGIIEAVLEKFGTYEHFEAATGGQLLTKCQIWSIVRKYMQKEGCVGEVVVQLSEDLLSQAVMMVENSRPTLAINLTGARQYWLEGMLRHEIGTHYLRGVNNARQPWHSAEGRLQYGLRPANPTEEGLASLHSVLFRKQPFLWRAALLYYTIHRASRMSFRQLFQDLARYVQDADVRWEYCVRAKRGQTDTSLPGCFSKDQVYLDGIVRILRHRQTIDFPLLTSLGKVSYEDVDHLRPHGVLDNTRVPHFMQDLARYRQQLEHIMATNRLDEAELGRLLPD, encoded by the exons ATGAAAGCAGATGAAATCACTCTGGGA TTCGAGTACCAGGAACCCATGCCCACGGCTGTGCTGGAGAAGTACTGTGAAGCTTCTGGACAGTTCATCCATCAG GCAGTTGGCATCATTGAGGCGGTCCTGGAGAAGTTTGGTACCTATGAACACTTTGAGGCTGCAACGGGGGGCCAGCTGCTGACCAAGTGCCAGATCTGGTCCATTGTGCGCAAATACATGCAGAAAGAGGGCTGCGTCGGGGAG GTTGTGGTGCAGCTGAGTGAAGACCTGCTGTCCCAGGCAGTGATGATGGTGGAGAACAGCCGACCAACACTGGCCATCAACCTGACTGGAGCCCGCCAGTATTGGTTGGAGGGCATGCTGCGGCACGAGATAG GCACTCACTACCTGCGGGGCGTGAACAACGCGCGGCAGCCGTGGCACAGCGCGGAAGGCCGCCTGCAGTACGGGCTGCGGCCCGCGAACCCCACCGAGGAGGGCTTGGCCAGCCTGCACAGCGTGCTCTTCCGCAAGCAGCCCTTTCTGTGGCGCGCCGCCCTGCTGTACTACACCATCCACCGTGCCTCGCGCATGTCCTTCCGCCAGCTCTTCCAGGACCTGGCGCGCTACGTGCAGGACGCGGACGTGCGCTGGGAGTACTGCGTGCGTGCCAAGCGCGGCCAGACAGACACCTCGCTGCCCG GCTGCTTCAGCAAGGATCAGGTGTACCTGGATGGCATCGTGCGCATTTTGCGGCACCGCCAGACCATCGACTTCCCGTTGCTGACCTCACTGGGCAAG GTGTCCTATGAGGATGTAGACCATCTGCGGCCCCATGGGGTGCTGGACAATACCCGGGTGCCCCACTTCATGCAGGACTTGGCGCGCTACCGGCAGCAGCTGGAACACATCATGGCCACCAACCGGCTGGATGAAGCAGAACTGGGCCGCTTGCTGCCTGACTGA
- the MATCAP1 gene encoding microtubule-associated tyrosine carboxypeptidase 1 isoform X5 yields MLRNLLQRHCEGNRGKRSERNSCILEVDSVGSWSDPAGCDPQDRMVLDSGAQFEYQEPMPTAVLEKYCEASGQFIHQAVGIIEAVLEKFGTYEHFEAATGGQLLTKCQIWSIVRKYMQKEGCVGEVVVQLSEDLLSQAVMMVENSRPTLAINLTGARQYWLEGMLRHEIGTHYLRGVNNARQPWHSAEGRLQYGLRPANPTEEGLASLHSVLFRKQPFLWRAALLYYTIHRASRMSFRQLFQDLARYVQDADVRWEYCVRAKRGQTDTSLPGCFSKDQVYLDGIVRILRHRQTIDFPLLTSLGKVSYEDVDHLRPHGVLDNTRVPHFMQDLARYRQQLEHIMATNRLDEAELGRLLPD; encoded by the exons AAGTCGACAGTGTGGGGAGTTGGAGTGACCCGGCTGGATGTGACCCCCAGGACAGAATGGTGCTGGACTCAGGGGCTCAG TTCGAGTACCAGGAACCCATGCCCACGGCTGTGCTGGAGAAGTACTGTGAAGCTTCTGGACAGTTCATCCATCAG GCAGTTGGCATCATTGAGGCGGTCCTGGAGAAGTTTGGTACCTATGAACACTTTGAGGCTGCAACGGGGGGCCAGCTGCTGACCAAGTGCCAGATCTGGTCCATTGTGCGCAAATACATGCAGAAAGAGGGCTGCGTCGGGGAG GTTGTGGTGCAGCTGAGTGAAGACCTGCTGTCCCAGGCAGTGATGATGGTGGAGAACAGCCGACCAACACTGGCCATCAACCTGACTGGAGCCCGCCAGTATTGGTTGGAGGGCATGCTGCGGCACGAGATAG GCACTCACTACCTGCGGGGCGTGAACAACGCGCGGCAGCCGTGGCACAGCGCGGAAGGCCGCCTGCAGTACGGGCTGCGGCCCGCGAACCCCACCGAGGAGGGCTTGGCCAGCCTGCACAGCGTGCTCTTCCGCAAGCAGCCCTTTCTGTGGCGCGCCGCCCTGCTGTACTACACCATCCACCGTGCCTCGCGCATGTCCTTCCGCCAGCTCTTCCAGGACCTGGCGCGCTACGTGCAGGACGCGGACGTGCGCTGGGAGTACTGCGTGCGTGCCAAGCGCGGCCAGACAGACACCTCGCTGCCCG GCTGCTTCAGCAAGGATCAGGTGTACCTGGATGGCATCGTGCGCATTTTGCGGCACCGCCAGACCATCGACTTCCCGTTGCTGACCTCACTGGGCAAG GTGTCCTATGAGGATGTAGACCATCTGCGGCCCCATGGGGTGCTGGACAATACCCGGGTGCCCCACTTCATGCAGGACTTGGCGCGCTACCGGCAGCAGCTGGAACACATCATGGCCACCAACCGGCTGGATGAAGCAGAACTGGGCCGCTTGCTGCCTGACTGA
- the MATCAP1 gene encoding microtubule-associated tyrosine carboxypeptidase 1 isoform X2, with translation MVLDSGAQVYEQAPPSPPASPSSLGHRLKPSDRDGTLLYPWPRSLALPLALSIPSALPPRPELQPFSELHLGHRGHMRRSESTYTVNSTGRRGGGPQGRAPPGRARDPGGGTLRSAASLPHIAKTRKDAGRGASKSPCMLVALRPTNMDRERDKFFQSHYTYNPQFEYQEPMPTAVLEKYCEASGQFIHQAVGIIEAVLEKFGTYEHFEAATGGQLLTKCQIWSIVRKYMQKEGCVGEVVVQLSEDLLSQAVMMVENSRPTLAINLTGARQYWLEGMLRHEIGWALSLREQLPTPSGSQRHSLPAGREQRAAAVAQRGRPPAVRAAAREPHRGGLGQPAQRALPQAALSVARRPAVLHHPPCLAHVLPPALPGPGALRAGRGRALGVLRACQARPDRHLAARLLQQGSGVPGWHRAHFAAPPDHRLPVADLTGQGVL, from the exons ATGGTGCTGGACTCAGGGGCTCAGGTGTATGAACAGGCACCCCCCAGCCCGCCAGCTAGTCCCTCATCCTTGGGCCATCGGCTGAAGCCCTCAGACCGAGATGGGACACTGCTGTACCCCTGGCCTCGGTCCCTGGCCTTGCCCCTGGCTCTGTCAATCCCCTCAGCTCTGCCGCCCAGGCCTGAGCTGCAGCCCTTCTCAGAGCTGCACTTGGGCCACCGTGGCCACATGCGTCGCAGTGAGAGCACCTATACTGTAAATAGTACTGGCCGGCGGGGAGGTGGCCCCCAGGGTCGGGCCCCACCTGGACGGGCACGGGACCCAGGTGGGGGCACCCTGCGGTCTGCGGCCTCCCTGCCTCACATTGCTAAGACTCGAAAGGATGCAGGCCGTGGTGCCAGCAAGAGCCCTTGCATGTTGGTGGCCTTACGGCCAACCAATATGGACCGTGAGCGGGACAAGTTCTTCCAGTCCCATTACACCTACAACCCACAGTTCGAGTACCAGGAACCCATGCCCACGGCTGTGCTGGAGAAGTACTGTGAAGCTTCTGGACAGTTCATCCATCAG GCAGTTGGCATCATTGAGGCGGTCCTGGAGAAGTTTGGTACCTATGAACACTTTGAGGCTGCAACGGGGGGCCAGCTGCTGACCAAGTGCCAGATCTGGTCCATTGTGCGCAAATACATGCAGAAAGAGGGCTGCGTCGGGGAG GTTGTGGTGCAGCTGAGTGAAGACCTGCTGTCCCAGGCAGTGATGATGGTGGAGAACAGCCGACCAACACTGGCCATCAACCTGACTGGAGCCCGCCAGTATTGGTTGGAGGGCATGCTGCGGCACGAGATAG GATGGGCCCTTTCCCTTCGTGAGCAGCTACCTACCCCCTCTGGCTCCCAGAG GCACTCACTACCTGCGGGGCGTGAACAACGCGCGGCAGCCGTGGCACAGCGCGGAAGGCCGCCTGCAGTACGGGCTGCGGCCCGCGAACCCCACCGAGGAGGGCTTGGCCAGCCTGCACAGCGTGCTCTTCCGCAAGCAGCCCTTTCTGTGGCGCGCCGCCCTGCTGTACTACACCATCCACCGTGCCTCGCGCATGTCCTTCCGCCAGCTCTTCCAGGACCTGGCGCGCTACGTGCAGGACGCGGACGTGCGCTGGGAGTACTGCGTGCGTGCCAAGCGCGGCCAGACAGACACCTCGCTGCCCG GCTGCTTCAGCAAGGATCAGGTGTACCTGGATGGCATCGTGCGCATTTTGCGGCACCGCCAGACCATCGACTTCCCGTTGCTGACCTCACTGGGCAAG GTGTCCTATGA
- the MATCAP1 gene encoding microtubule-associated tyrosine carboxypeptidase 1 isoform X3, giving the protein MVLDSGAQVYEQAPPSPPASPSSLGHRLKPSDRDGTLLYPWPRSLALPLALSIPSALPPRPELQPFSELHLGHRGHMRRSESTYTVNSTGRRGGGPQGRAPPGRARDPGGGTLRSAASLPHIAKTRKDAGRGASKSPCMLVALRPTNMDRERDKFFQSHYTYNPQFEYQEPMPTAVLEKYCEASGQFIHQAVGIIEAVLEKFGTYEHFEAATGGQLLTKCQIWSIVRKYMQKEGCVGEVVVQLSEDLLSQAVMMVENSRPTLAINLTGARQYWLEGMLRHEIGQGVDRHSLPAGREQRAAAVAQRGRPPAVRAAAREPHRGGLGQPAQRALPQAALSVARRPAVLHHPPCLAHVLPPALPGPGALRAGRGRALGVLRACQARPDRHLAARLLQQGSGVPGWHRAHFAAPPDHRLPVADLTGQGVL; this is encoded by the exons ATGGTGCTGGACTCAGGGGCTCAGGTGTATGAACAGGCACCCCCCAGCCCGCCAGCTAGTCCCTCATCCTTGGGCCATCGGCTGAAGCCCTCAGACCGAGATGGGACACTGCTGTACCCCTGGCCTCGGTCCCTGGCCTTGCCCCTGGCTCTGTCAATCCCCTCAGCTCTGCCGCCCAGGCCTGAGCTGCAGCCCTTCTCAGAGCTGCACTTGGGCCACCGTGGCCACATGCGTCGCAGTGAGAGCACCTATACTGTAAATAGTACTGGCCGGCGGGGAGGTGGCCCCCAGGGTCGGGCCCCACCTGGACGGGCACGGGACCCAGGTGGGGGCACCCTGCGGTCTGCGGCCTCCCTGCCTCACATTGCTAAGACTCGAAAGGATGCAGGCCGTGGTGCCAGCAAGAGCCCTTGCATGTTGGTGGCCTTACGGCCAACCAATATGGACCGTGAGCGGGACAAGTTCTTCCAGTCCCATTACACCTACAACCCACAGTTCGAGTACCAGGAACCCATGCCCACGGCTGTGCTGGAGAAGTACTGTGAAGCTTCTGGACAGTTCATCCATCAG GCAGTTGGCATCATTGAGGCGGTCCTGGAGAAGTTTGGTACCTATGAACACTTTGAGGCTGCAACGGGGGGCCAGCTGCTGACCAAGTGCCAGATCTGGTCCATTGTGCGCAAATACATGCAGAAAGAGGGCTGCGTCGGGGAG GTTGTGGTGCAGCTGAGTGAAGACCTGCTGTCCCAGGCAGTGATGATGGTGGAGAACAGCCGACCAACACTGGCCATCAACCTGACTGGAGCCCGCCAGTATTGGTTGGAGGGCATGCTGCGGCACGAGATAGGTCAGGGTGtggatag GCACTCACTACCTGCGGGGCGTGAACAACGCGCGGCAGCCGTGGCACAGCGCGGAAGGCCGCCTGCAGTACGGGCTGCGGCCCGCGAACCCCACCGAGGAGGGCTTGGCCAGCCTGCACAGCGTGCTCTTCCGCAAGCAGCCCTTTCTGTGGCGCGCCGCCCTGCTGTACTACACCATCCACCGTGCCTCGCGCATGTCCTTCCGCCAGCTCTTCCAGGACCTGGCGCGCTACGTGCAGGACGCGGACGTGCGCTGGGAGTACTGCGTGCGTGCCAAGCGCGGCCAGACAGACACCTCGCTGCCCG GCTGCTTCAGCAAGGATCAGGTGTACCTGGATGGCATCGTGCGCATTTTGCGGCACCGCCAGACCATCGACTTCCCGTTGCTGACCTCACTGGGCAAG GTGTCCTATGA